One region of Poecile atricapillus isolate bPoeAtr1 chromosome 8, bPoeAtr1.hap1, whole genome shotgun sequence genomic DNA includes:
- the LOC131581505 gene encoding calcium-activated potassium channel subunit beta-2 isoform X1, whose translation MSLCLKYPRDKWRSFHRPAAASRANTGQPSKMFIWTSGRGSTSYRHDEKRNIYQKIRDHDLLDKRKTVTALKAGEDRAILLGLAMMVCSIMMYFLLGITLLRSYMQSVWTEETQCSLLNASITETFNCSFNCGPECWKISQYPCLQVYVNLTSSGQKLLLYHTEETMKINSECSYIPKCGKNYEESMSLVNVVMENFRKYQRFSCFYDPEGVQKNVILTKLYSSNVLFHSLFWPTCMMIGGVAIVAMVKLTQYLSLLCERIQRISR comes from the exons GTCCTTCCATCGTCCCGCTGCAGCGAGCAGAGCCAACACTGGGCAACCCTCTAAAATGTTTATTTGGACCAGTGGCCGGGGATCTACATCTTACAGACATGATGAGAAAAG AAATATTTACCAAAAAATCAGGGATCACGACCTACTggacaaaaggaaaacagtcaCAGCCCTGAAAGCTGGAGAAGACCGGGCCATACTCCTCGGGCTGGCCATGATGGTGTGCTCTATCATGATGTACTTCCTGCTGGGAATCACGCTGCTACGCTCCTACATGCAAAG TGTCTGGACAGAAGAGACTCAGTGCTCGCTCCTCAATGCATCCATCACAGAAACCTTTAACTGCTCGTTTAACTGCGGCCCAGAGTGCTGGAAAATCTCTCAGTACCCCTGCCTGCAGGTGTATGTTAATCTCACCTCTTCTGGCCAGAAGCTTCTACTTTACCACACCGAGGaaacaatgaaaattaattctgaG TGTTCGTACATCCCCAAGTGCGGGAAGAATTATGAAGAATCCATGTCCCTGGTGAACGTGGTGATGGAAAACTTCAGGAAGTACCAACGCTTCTCCTGCTTCTATGACCCCGAGGGCGTTCAGAAGAATGTGATCTTAACCAAACTGTACAGCTCCAACGTGCTGTTCCACTCCCTGTTCTGGCCCACCTGCATGATGATCGGTGGGGTCGCCATCGTCGCCATGGTAAAGCTGACTCAAtacctttccctgctctgcgAGAGAATCCAAAGGATCAGCAGATAG
- the LOC131581505 gene encoding calcium-activated potassium channel subunit beta-2 isoform X2 — protein MFIWTSGRGSTSYRHDEKRNIYQKIRDHDLLDKRKTVTALKAGEDRAILLGLAMMVCSIMMYFLLGITLLRSYMQSVWTEETQCSLLNASITETFNCSFNCGPECWKISQYPCLQVYVNLTSSGQKLLLYHTEETMKINSECSYIPKCGKNYEESMSLVNVVMENFRKYQRFSCFYDPEGVQKNVILTKLYSSNVLFHSLFWPTCMMIGGVAIVAMVKLTQYLSLLCERIQRISR, from the exons ATGTTTATTTGGACCAGTGGCCGGGGATCTACATCTTACAGACATGATGAGAAAAG AAATATTTACCAAAAAATCAGGGATCACGACCTACTggacaaaaggaaaacagtcaCAGCCCTGAAAGCTGGAGAAGACCGGGCCATACTCCTCGGGCTGGCCATGATGGTGTGCTCTATCATGATGTACTTCCTGCTGGGAATCACGCTGCTACGCTCCTACATGCAAAG TGTCTGGACAGAAGAGACTCAGTGCTCGCTCCTCAATGCATCCATCACAGAAACCTTTAACTGCTCGTTTAACTGCGGCCCAGAGTGCTGGAAAATCTCTCAGTACCCCTGCCTGCAGGTGTATGTTAATCTCACCTCTTCTGGCCAGAAGCTTCTACTTTACCACACCGAGGaaacaatgaaaattaattctgaG TGTTCGTACATCCCCAAGTGCGGGAAGAATTATGAAGAATCCATGTCCCTGGTGAACGTGGTGATGGAAAACTTCAGGAAGTACCAACGCTTCTCCTGCTTCTATGACCCCGAGGGCGTTCAGAAGAATGTGATCTTAACCAAACTGTACAGCTCCAACGTGCTGTTCCACTCCCTGTTCTGGCCCACCTGCATGATGATCGGTGGGGTCGCCATCGTCGCCATGGTAAAGCTGACTCAAtacctttccctgctctgcgAGAGAATCCAAAGGATCAGCAGATAG
- the LOC131581505 gene encoding calcium-activated potassium channel subunit beta-2 isoform X3 produces MSLCLKYPRDKWRNIYQKIRDHDLLDKRKTVTALKAGEDRAILLGLAMMVCSIMMYFLLGITLLRSYMQSVWTEETQCSLLNASITETFNCSFNCGPECWKISQYPCLQVYVNLTSSGQKLLLYHTEETMKINSECSYIPKCGKNYEESMSLVNVVMENFRKYQRFSCFYDPEGVQKNVILTKLYSSNVLFHSLFWPTCMMIGGVAIVAMVKLTQYLSLLCERIQRISR; encoded by the exons AAATATTTACCAAAAAATCAGGGATCACGACCTACTggacaaaaggaaaacagtcaCAGCCCTGAAAGCTGGAGAAGACCGGGCCATACTCCTCGGGCTGGCCATGATGGTGTGCTCTATCATGATGTACTTCCTGCTGGGAATCACGCTGCTACGCTCCTACATGCAAAG TGTCTGGACAGAAGAGACTCAGTGCTCGCTCCTCAATGCATCCATCACAGAAACCTTTAACTGCTCGTTTAACTGCGGCCCAGAGTGCTGGAAAATCTCTCAGTACCCCTGCCTGCAGGTGTATGTTAATCTCACCTCTTCTGGCCAGAAGCTTCTACTTTACCACACCGAGGaaacaatgaaaattaattctgaG TGTTCGTACATCCCCAAGTGCGGGAAGAATTATGAAGAATCCATGTCCCTGGTGAACGTGGTGATGGAAAACTTCAGGAAGTACCAACGCTTCTCCTGCTTCTATGACCCCGAGGGCGTTCAGAAGAATGTGATCTTAACCAAACTGTACAGCTCCAACGTGCTGTTCCACTCCCTGTTCTGGCCCACCTGCATGATGATCGGTGGGGTCGCCATCGTCGCCATGGTAAAGCTGACTCAAtacctttccctgctctgcgAGAGAATCCAAAGGATCAGCAGATAG